Genomic segment of Veillonella parvula DSM 2008:
TGAATAGATTAATCAAGGAAAAAAGCACATCTCCTGCTTCTTTTTCCATATTTTCTCTATCATTTTGATCAATAGCCTCCTTAAATTCCTCCATTTCTTCGGAAACTTTAGCCCAAACAGGATCAAGCTCATCCCAGTCAAAACCTAGCTTCGCGGCCATTTCTTGGAGCTTATAAGCCGCCACTAAAGCAGGCAAACTTTTCGATACACCATCCAATACAGAATTTTGAATATTTTTCTTTTCTTGTGCCTTTAATTCATCCCAAGTGTATGACTTTTCATCTTTTTCAGGATTAAAAACACGAGGATGACGACGAATCATTTTTTCAGCAACATCATTAATTACATCTTGAAGTGTAAAATGACCAGCCTCCTCTGCTAATTGACTGTGAAAGACAACTTGCAATAATACATCACCTAACTCTTCACGAAGATTTGGCATATCTTTATTATCAATGGCATCTACTACCTCGTAAGTCTCTTCTATAAAATAGCGGCGTAAAGATTCATGCGTTTGCTTTTGATCCCAAGGACAGCCATTTGGTGCACGCAAAGTTTTCACTACATCGACTAAAGGTTGAATATCAATATTGTTCTTCATATAGCTTTGCTTCCTCCCTATTGCGTCGAGCTTGTAAGCGCTTGCCTATGATTGGGAAATGGTAAATATCATCTTTTACGACAGCTTTAGTAAGCCATAACGATAAACCATATACAAAAATAGCCACTACAATTGCTGCAGCCACAGCGCCACCATTGTCTAATAAATCAACAGTGCTCACATAGATGACTTGTGTAGCACCGCCCATGGCCATGGCAGATACTATTATTTTTAATAACTCTAATGTGTTCAGTACCGAACCTACATATCTTTTTACAAAAA
This window contains:
- the mazG gene encoding nucleoside triphosphate pyrophosphohydrolase; this encodes MKNNIDIQPLVDVVKTLRAPNGCPWDQKQTHESLRRYFIEETYEVVDAIDNKDMPNLREELGDVLLQVVFHSQLAEEAGHFTLQDVINDVAEKMIRRHPRVFNPEKDEKSYTWDELKAQEKKNIQNSVLDGVSKSLPALVAAYKLQEMAAKLGFDWDELDPVWAKVSEEMEEFKEAIDQNDRENMEKEAGDVLFSLINLFRWYKISGENALNRTNTKFRQRFLHVEACVNQSDRSWEDFSLAELDAFWEEAKVQEK